A window of the Patescibacteria group bacterium genome harbors these coding sequences:
- a CDS encoding helix-turn-helix domain-containing protein — protein MDPQSLIQAGLTPKEAFLYLKMLQTGPLTVGKLLHHVPYKRGDLYNILHSLRDKGLAIEEVKDGLLTYTLTDPSKLEDFVRSQEERLEQNRKTISSLIPELQSLYNLSLQRPGVRFFEGREGIWKVLEDSLTAKTEITSITDIDSIVKHIGDLNEKYAKKRARLHLRKRGLVLDTPFARNYLKSYLREITETKLIAPNAGILFESIMQIYDTKVSYITLAEQNMIGVIIEDPIINRMHRMLFDHIWNTTQPTVFDASLSPQLV, from the coding sequence ATGGACCCACAATCACTCATCCAGGCAGGACTTACCCCTAAAGAAGCGTTTTTATACCTTAAAATGCTTCAAACCGGTCCCCTGACGGTCGGCAAACTCCTCCACCATGTTCCTTATAAACGCGGTGATCTCTATAATATTCTCCATTCCCTCCGAGATAAGGGTTTGGCGATAGAGGAAGTAAAAGATGGATTACTGACCTATACGCTCACTGACCCTTCAAAACTCGAGGATTTCGTCCGATCCCAAGAAGAACGCCTCGAGCAGAACCGAAAAACAATTTCCTCCCTGATTCCCGAACTTCAATCGCTCTATAACCTCTCGCTTCAGCGGCCCGGTGTACGCTTCTTTGAAGGACGGGAAGGCATCTGGAAAGTACTCGAGGATTCTCTAACTGCAAAAACAGAAATCACTTCGATCACGGATATTGATTCTATTGTAAAACACATAGGCGATCTCAATGAAAAGTATGCAAAAAAACGCGCGCGACTCCATCTCAGAAAGCGTGGACTCGTGCTTGACACCCCCTTTGCACGCAATTATCTCAAGAGTTATTTACGCGAAATTACAGAAACAAAACTCATTGCACCCAATGCCGGAATTCTTTTTGAGTCCATTATGCAGATCTATGATACCAAGGTATCGTATATTACCCTGGCGGAACAAAACATGATCGGCGTCATCATCGAGGATCCAATCATCAATCGCATGCATCGCATGCTCTTTGACCACATCTGGAACACTACGCAGCCGACTGTGTTTGATGCCTCATTGAGTCCGCAACTCGTATGA